One window from the genome of Apium graveolens cultivar Ventura unplaced genomic scaffold, ASM990537v1 ctg5305, whole genome shotgun sequence encodes:
- the LOC141702593 gene encoding putative mitochondrial protein AtMg00310, whose protein sequence is MGFRDFRDFNLAMLGNQVWRFLTKPNSLVSKVYKARYFLNENYLDSSAGHNPSFVWRSIWKAGDVVKAGVHWVVGSGEMINILGQPWLLDDHNPFITSDSPALANNKVSSIMSMEHRVG, encoded by the coding sequence ACCTGGCAATGTTAGGTAATCAGGTATGGAGATTTCTTACAAAACCTAATAGTCTGGTGAGTAAAGTATATAAAGCACGTTATTTTCTAAACGAAAATTATTTGGATTCTTCTGCTGGCCACAATCCGAGTTTTGTTTGGCGTAGCATATGGAAAGCAGGGGATGTTGTGAAAGCAGGTGTTCATTGGGTAGTAGGTTCAGGGGAAATGATAAATATATTGGGACAACCATGGTTATTGGATGATCACAATCCGTTTATTACCTCAGACTCACCAGCTTTGGCTAATAACAAGGTATCCTCAATCATGTCGATGGAGCACAGGGTGGGATGA